A genomic stretch from Croceibacterium aestuarii includes:
- a CDS encoding glucuronyl esterase domain-containing protein translates to MRALIAALALLAAPAAAQTAADLHAAERERFGYGELRAGADGNNPDALNAANYDEAEVGDLPLPPLFTADAQRTPAGWPIRRAELARLVEDNWTGRIPENVASFRLVWRKEVVARSSDRTVEQWIGQVVAPDGAMGPTVDATITFPPGKGHAPALISYSYIWPGGRVPDFGGAPPPDAVSQALRHGFAYVEYRPQLLQPDTAATMADGIIGLARWPRAEHDWGALRAWAWGASRLREELAHDPRIAAKHISLTGHSRFGKAVLVAAAFDPQFADAHVSSSGAGGAKIMRRDFGERWENLVGSGEFHWLTPAAMRYAQAGHSVAELPVDAHMLIALRAPHPLLVTSGRADKGDAWVDPRGMWLATMAARPAWALYGSGTPDGAMPPPLGSADEDFPLGWYQHDQGHVPWPAYEAFYRHEARFAGTGR, encoded by the coding sequence ATGCGCGCGCTGATCGCGGCGCTGGCGCTGCTCGCGGCCCCGGCGGCGGCGCAGACGGCAGCCGATCTCCACGCTGCCGAGCGCGAACGGTTCGGCTATGGCGAGCTGCGCGCCGGTGCCGATGGCAACAATCCCGATGCACTCAACGCGGCCAATTACGACGAGGCCGAGGTCGGCGACCTGCCGCTGCCGCCGCTGTTCACGGCAGACGCGCAGCGCACTCCCGCAGGCTGGCCCATTCGCCGTGCCGAGCTGGCGCGCCTGGTCGAGGACAACTGGACCGGTCGCATTCCCGAGAATGTCGCAAGCTTCCGCCTAGTCTGGCGCAAGGAAGTCGTCGCGCGGAGCAGCGACCGCACGGTCGAACAATGGATCGGCCAGGTCGTCGCGCCCGATGGCGCGATGGGGCCGACGGTCGATGCGACGATCACCTTCCCGCCGGGCAAGGGCCACGCCCCGGCGCTGATATCCTACAGCTATATCTGGCCGGGCGGGCGGGTGCCCGATTTCGGCGGAGCGCCGCCGCCCGACGCCGTCAGCCAGGCGCTGCGCCACGGTTTCGCCTATGTCGAATATCGCCCGCAACTGCTTCAGCCGGACACCGCCGCGACGATGGCGGACGGGATCATCGGCCTCGCCCGCTGGCCGCGTGCCGAACACGACTGGGGCGCGCTGCGGGCCTGGGCCTGGGGCGCGAGCCGCTTGCGCGAGGAGCTGGCGCATGACCCGCGCATCGCTGCAAAGCACATCTCGCTGACTGGCCACTCGCGCTTCGGCAAGGCCGTGCTCGTCGCCGCCGCGTTCGATCCGCAATTCGCCGATGCGCACGTCTCGAGCAGCGGCGCAGGCGGCGCCAAGATCATGCGGCGCGATTTCGGCGAGCGCTGGGAGAACCTCGTCGGCAGCGGCGAATTTCACTGGCTGACCCCGGCGGCCATGCGATACGCGCAGGCCGGCCATTCCGTGGCCGAACTGCCCGTCGACGCGCATATGCTGATCGCCCTGCGGGCACCGCACCCGCTGTTGGTCACCTCGGGCCGGGCCGACAAGGGCGATGCCTGGGTCGATCCGCGTGGCATGTGGCTGGCGACGATGGCCGCGCGGCCGGCCTGGGCGCTGTACGGCTCAGGCACGCCCGATGGCGCCATGCCGCCGCCGCTCGGCAGCGCGGACGAAGACTTCCCGCTCGGCTGGTACCAGCACGACCAGGGCCATGTCCCGTGGCCGGCCTACGAGGCGTTCTATCGCCACGAGGCCCGCTTCGCCGGGACCGGGCGCTAA
- a CDS encoding DUF3606 domain-containing protein, with protein MPDDKSNVGAQDRARVAGGEDYEVRFFAEQNGISIEQAQQLIEQHGNSREKLEAAVRQMKG; from the coding sequence ATGCCAGACGACAAGTCCAACGTGGGAGCGCAGGATCGGGCCCGGGTCGCGGGCGGCGAGGATTACGAAGTGCGCTTCTTTGCCGAACAGAACGGCATCAGCATCGAACAGGCGCAGCAACTGATCGAGCAGCACGGCAACAGCCGCGAAAAGCTCGAAGCGGCCGTACGGCAGATGAAAGGCTGA
- a CDS encoding rhodanese-like domain-containing protein, translated as MDKRFILPLAAFVLFAGCQQQGKDEPDDSVAELPTPHLASMLAPDDVRQAMMSRPQLAVLDVRTPEEFAAGHIAGATNLDYKSEDFAAQVAALPKDKDYVVYCRTGHRSSLAQEAMRTMGFRHVANMAGGITAWRDGGMAVAR; from the coding sequence ATGGACAAACGATTTATCCTGCCGCTTGCCGCGTTCGTGTTGTTCGCAGGCTGCCAGCAACAGGGCAAGGACGAGCCCGACGATTCGGTGGCCGAGCTGCCGACGCCGCATCTCGCCTCGATGCTGGCCCCGGACGACGTCCGGCAGGCGATGATGTCGCGTCCCCAGCTTGCAGTGCTCGACGTGCGCACGCCCGAGGAATTCGCCGCCGGCCACATCGCCGGAGCGACCAACCTCGACTACAAGAGCGAGGATTTCGCCGCGCAGGTCGCCGCGCTGCCCAAGGACAAGGACTACGTGGTCTATTGCCGCACCGGCCATCGCAGCAGCCTGGCACAGGAGGCAATGCGGACCATGGGCTTCCGGCACGTCGCCAACATGGCCGGCGGCATCACCGCCTGGCGGGACGGCGGGATGGCGGTCGCCCGCTGA